The Xenorhabdus doucetiae genome has a window encoding:
- the nqrF gene encoding NADH:ubiquinone reductase (Na(+)-transporting) subunit F: MDIIILGVVMFTLIVLVLTAMILFAKSKLVNTGDIKVEVNGDEDKSFSAPAGDKLLNMLSGQGIFVSSACGGGGSCGQCRVKIKEGGGDILPTELSHINKREAKEGCRLACQVNVKQDLKIELPEEIFGVKKWECEVISNDNKATFIKELKLKIPDGEVVPFRAGGFIQIECLPHVARYADYDVPQEYREDWDKFNLFRYVSEVKEPTVRAYSMANYPEEHGIIMLNVRIATPPPRNPDVTPGIMSSYIWSLKPGDKVTISGPFGEFFAKDTDAEMIFIGGGAGMAPMRSHIFDQLKRLSSKRKITFWYGARSKREMFYTEDFDQLAAENENFTWHVALSDALPEDNWDGYTGFIHNVLYENYLKDHPAPEDCEFYMCGPPVMNAAVIKMLKDLGVEDENIMLDDFGG; the protein is encoded by the coding sequence ATGGATATAATCATTCTAGGCGTAGTCATGTTTACCCTGATTGTGTTGGTACTGACGGCAATGATTTTGTTTGCAAAATCTAAGTTGGTTAACACCGGGGATATTAAAGTTGAAGTCAATGGCGATGAGGATAAGAGTTTTTCGGCTCCCGCTGGCGACAAATTGTTGAATATGCTTTCCGGTCAGGGGATTTTCGTCTCCTCTGCGTGTGGTGGCGGTGGTTCTTGTGGCCAGTGCCGGGTGAAAATCAAGGAAGGCGGGGGGGATATCCTGCCAACGGAACTTTCCCACATCAACAAGCGTGAAGCCAAAGAAGGTTGCCGTTTGGCCTGTCAGGTCAATGTTAAGCAAGACCTGAAAATCGAACTGCCGGAGGAAATTTTCGGCGTTAAGAAATGGGAATGTGAAGTTATCTCTAACGATAACAAAGCCACGTTCATTAAAGAATTGAAACTGAAAATTCCTGACGGGGAAGTGGTTCCCTTCCGCGCGGGCGGATTCATTCAGATTGAATGCCTGCCCCACGTTGCCCGTTATGCGGATTATGATGTCCCTCAGGAATACCGTGAGGATTGGGATAAATTCAATCTGTTCCGCTATGTCTCTGAAGTTAAAGAGCCGACGGTGCGTGCTTATTCCATGGCGAACTATCCCGAAGAGCATGGCATTATCATGCTGAACGTGCGTATTGCCACGCCACCGCCAAGAAACCCGGATGTGACTCCGGGCATCATGTCTTCTTATATCTGGTCACTGAAACCGGGTGATAAGGTGACGATCTCCGGCCCGTTTGGTGAATTCTTTGCGAAAGACACGGATGCGGAAATGATCTTCATCGGTGGGGGGGCCGGCATGGCACCCATGCGTTCTCACATTTTTGATCAGCTCAAGCGTTTAAGTTCCAAGCGTAAAATCACCTTCTGGTATGGTGCGCGTTCGAAGCGTGAAATGTTCTATACCGAAGATTTTGACCAACTGGCAGCAGAAAATGAGAACTTCACATGGCATGTGGCCTTGTCAGATGCCTTGCCGGAAGATAACTGGGACGGTTATACGGGCTTTATCCATAATGTCCTGTATGAGAATTACCTGAAAGATCACCCGGCACCCGAAGACTGTGAATTCTATATGTGTGGGCCTCCGGTCATGAACGCTGCGGTGATTAAAATGTTGAAAGATCTTGGCGTCGAAGACGAAAACATCATGCTGGATGATTTCGGCGGCTGA
- a CDS encoding Na(+)-translocating NADH-quinone reductase subunit C, with amino-acid sequence MANDNKPKNNDSVGRTFLVVFVLCLVCSIVVAGSAVGLKAQQQEQKLLDKQRNILDVAGLLKPDMTAAEINETYRSRIQPELLDLATATLKKSAGHFDLNNALRSDETSMALPPEQDLAKIRRRANMAEIYLVKDESGKTTELVLPIYGSGLWSMMYAFISIDVDGVTSRGITYYSHGETPGLGGEVDNPQWRKQWRGKKLYDPQGVPALKIVRGGAGDNPYGVDGLSGATLTSNGVQHMFDFWLGDNGFGPFLKKVREGALKDG; translated from the coding sequence GTGGCTAATGATAATAAACCCAAAAATAATGATAGCGTCGGCAGAACATTCCTCGTCGTTTTTGTGCTGTGCCTTGTCTGTTCCATTGTGGTTGCAGGATCTGCCGTTGGTTTGAAAGCGCAGCAGCAGGAGCAAAAACTGCTGGATAAGCAGCGTAATATTCTGGATGTGGCCGGTTTGCTCAAACCTGACATGACAGCCGCCGAAATCAACGAAACCTATCGCAGCCGTATTCAACCTGAATTGCTGGATTTGGCAACCGCTACGCTGAAAAAAAGCGCTGGCCATTTTGACCTGAATAATGCCTTGCGCAGTGATGAAACCAGTATGGCTTTGCCACCAGAGCAGGATCTGGCGAAAATCCGCCGCCGTGCCAATATGGCAGAAATCTATCTGGTTAAGGATGAAAGCGGCAAAACGACCGAACTGGTTCTGCCCATATACGGTTCTGGCCTGTGGTCAATGATGTATGCCTTTATTTCCATTGACGTGGATGGCGTCACATCCCGCGGCATCACTTACTACTCGCATGGTGAAACGCCGGGGTTGGGGGGTGAGGTGGATAACCCACAATGGCGCAAGCAGTGGAGAGGGAAAAAACTCTATGACCCGCAGGGGGTTCCGGCGCTTAAGATCGTCCGTGGCGGTGCCGGGGATAACCCTTATGGCGTCGATGGTCTGTCTGGCGCGACCCTGACGTCTAACGGTGTTCAGCATATGTTTGATTTCTGGCTGGGGGATAACGGTTTTGGTCCGTTCCTGAAAAAAGTACGTGAGGGAGCCTTGAAAGATGGCTGA
- a CDS encoding NADH:ubiquinone reductase (Na(+)-transporting) subunit D — MADSKEIKRVLLGPLFDNNPIALQVLGVCSALAVTTKLETALVMTLAVTLVTAFSSFFISLIRNYIPGSVRIIVQMAIIASLVIVVDQILRAYAYEISKQLSVFVGLIITNCIVMGRAEAYAMKAPPIESFMDGIGNGLGYGVILLLVGFLRELFGSGKLFGMTVLESVKNGGWYQPNGLFLLAPSAFFIIGMLIWGLRTLKPAQVEKE; from the coding sequence ATGGCTGATAGTAAAGAGATAAAACGCGTCCTGCTGGGGCCGCTGTTTGATAATAACCCAATTGCATTGCAGGTCTTGGGGGTTTGTTCCGCGCTGGCGGTGACCACTAAACTGGAAACTGCGCTGGTCATGACCCTTGCGGTGACACTGGTCACCGCGTTCTCCAGCTTTTTCATTTCACTGATCCGTAACTACATTCCCGGCAGTGTGCGGATCATTGTCCAGATGGCGATCATTGCCTCGCTGGTTATCGTCGTAGACCAGATTTTGCGCGCTTATGCCTATGAAATCTCTAAACAGCTCTCGGTGTTTGTGGGGCTTATCATCACGAACTGTATTGTCATGGGGCGTGCTGAAGCCTATGCCATGAAAGCGCCACCGATTGAGAGTTTTATGGATGGTATCGGTAATGGTTTGGGCTATGGTGTCATCCTGTTGCTGGTGGGTTTCTTGCGTGAACTGTTCGGCTCAGGGAAATTGTTCGGTATGACGGTGCTGGAATCAGTCAAAAATGGCGGTTGGTATCAACCTAATGGCCTATTCCTGCTGGCACCGAGTGCCTTCTTCATTATTGGTATGCTGATTTGGGGTTTGCGGACTCTGAAACCTGCGCAGGTTGAGAAGGAGTAA
- a CDS encoding L,D-transpeptidase family protein — protein MKRMLFGFALSLLPVPLSAGSAGALERIGARIFIQIFKEEKRLEIYTQDRTGHYQLTQSYPICRYSGGLGPKTQKGDFKSPEGFYSINLKQLKPDSRYYRAINLGFPNAFDKAKGYSGSDLMIHGACKSIGCYAMTDRYMGEIYQYVESALHHGQHEIKINIYPFRMTRKNMRRHQNNDNYSFWKQLQPAYEYFAQNSIPATVSVIGGQYAVNVKSKNPSSFWRSESGYSLSKMK, from the coding sequence ATGAAAAGAATGCTTTTTGGTTTTGCATTAAGCCTATTGCCTGTGCCCCTTTCTGCGGGTTCTGCCGGGGCACTGGAACGGATTGGCGCCAGGATTTTCATTCAAATATTCAAAGAAGAAAAACGCCTTGAGATTTATACACAAGACAGAACTGGCCATTATCAATTGACCCAAAGCTACCCGATTTGTCGTTACTCTGGCGGGCTTGGCCCAAAGACGCAGAAAGGTGATTTCAAAAGCCCGGAAGGGTTTTACTCTATCAACCTCAAGCAGTTAAAACCGGATAGCCGCTATTATCGCGCCATTAATCTGGGGTTTCCTAATGCGTTTGATAAAGCCAAAGGCTATTCCGGCAGTGATTTGATGATCCATGGTGCCTGTAAATCCATTGGCTGTTACGCCATGACGGATCGCTACATGGGTGAAATATACCAGTATGTGGAAAGTGCCCTGCATCATGGACAACATGAAATTAAAATCAATATTTATCCTTTCAGGATGACCCGGAAAAATATGAGGCGGCACCAGAATAACGATAATTATTCATTTTGGAAGCAATTGCAGCCCGCCTATGAATATTTCGCCCAAAATAGCATTCCAGCGACTGTCAGCGTAATAGGCGGGCAATATGCGGTTAATGTAAAATCAAAAAACCCGTCATCCTTTTGGCGCAGTGAATCAGGCTATTCTCTCTCCAAGATGAAATAG
- a CDS encoding class II glutamine amidotransferase produces the protein MCELLGMSANVPTDIVFSLSGLIQRGGHTGPHKDGWGVTFYEGLGYRTFKDHQSSCHSPVAQFVQGYPIKSEVIVAHIRQANSGNVSLVNTHPFTRELWGRYWTYAHNGQLKGFNKLRTGSYRPVGETDSEWAFCWILHQLSLKYPKRPTHWPAVFKFIASLAEQLREKGVFNMLLSDGQFVMAYCSTQLHWITRRAPFGRAKLLDQDVEIDFQQHTQRGDVVSVIATQPLTGNEVWQRIESGDYALFHLGERIA, from the coding sequence ATGTGTGAATTACTTGGCATGAGCGCCAACGTGCCAACAGATATCGTTTTTAGTCTGAGTGGATTAATTCAGCGTGGCGGGCATACCGGTCCGCATAAGGACGGCTGGGGAGTGACTTTTTATGAGGGATTGGGATACCGAACGTTTAAAGATCACCAATCCAGTTGTCATTCCCCTGTGGCTCAATTTGTCCAAGGCTATCCGATCAAATCAGAAGTGATTGTGGCTCATATTCGTCAGGCAAACAGCGGTAATGTTTCTCTGGTTAATACCCATCCCTTTACCCGTGAGCTGTGGGGAAGATATTGGACCTATGCCCACAATGGCCAACTTAAGGGATTCAATAAGCTGAGAACAGGAAGTTATCGACCGGTTGGTGAGACGGACAGCGAATGGGCATTTTGCTGGATACTGCACCAATTATCATTGAAATATCCCAAGCGGCCGACCCATTGGCCTGCGGTATTTAAATTTATCGCCTCGCTGGCGGAGCAGCTAAGGGAGAAAGGGGTTTTCAATATGCTGTTGTCAGATGGGCAGTTTGTCATGGCGTATTGCTCGACTCAATTGCATTGGATTACCCGCCGTGCGCCTTTCGGCAGGGCTAAATTACTTGATCAGGATGTGGAAATTGATTTCCAGCAGCACACTCAGCGAGGGGATGTCGTGTCAGTGATTGCCACCCAACCTTTAACCGGAAATGAAGTTTGGCAGCGTATTGAATCCGGTGACTATGCCCTATTTCATCTTGGAGAGAGAATAGCCTGA
- a CDS encoding FAD:protein FMN transferase, with protein MLNKKMINWGALLFAIITLAACGGPEQQNLDGKTMGTYYSVKYVADSSAPAPENLQKEIDRLLEEVNDQMSTYRPNSELSRFNQSREVNKPFPVSAATAKVVKEAIRINKLTDGALDVTVGPMVNLWGFGPEGRTTKAPTDEALALRRAWTGIGNLSVEGNNLIKSIPELYVDLSSIAKGYGVDVVAEYLASQNIKNYMVDIGGEVRTLGNNGKGTPWRIAIEKPSDSGMEQSAQEIIAPGNMSVATSGDYRNYFEQNGVHYSHTINPQTGRPITHHLASITVIAPTCMSADGFSTGLDVLGPEKGMEIAEKLNIPVFMIVKTQTGFEERYNTAFKAYLQKK; from the coding sequence ATGCTGAATAAAAAAATGATCAACTGGGGGGCATTGCTGTTTGCGATAATCACGCTGGCGGCCTGCGGTGGCCCTGAACAGCAAAACCTGGATGGGAAGACGATGGGGACGTATTACTCCGTCAAATATGTGGCTGACTCGTCTGCACCGGCCCCGGAAAATCTGCAAAAAGAGATTGATCGCTTGCTGGAAGAAGTGAACGATCAGATGTCCACTTATCGGCCGAATTCTGAATTAAGTCGTTTTAATCAAAGTCGTGAAGTGAATAAACCGTTCCCGGTCTCTGCTGCTACCGCGAAAGTGGTTAAAGAAGCGATTCGCATCAATAAGCTGACCGACGGCGCACTGGATGTGACGGTTGGCCCAATGGTGAATCTGTGGGGATTTGGGCCGGAAGGGCGCACGACCAAGGCACCGACGGATGAAGCATTAGCGCTTCGCCGTGCCTGGACGGGGATCGGTAACTTGTCGGTTGAAGGCAATAACCTGATTAAATCCATTCCTGAACTGTATGTCGATCTCTCTTCCATCGCCAAAGGCTATGGCGTTGATGTGGTTGCTGAGTATCTGGCATCCCAGAACATCAAAAATTACATGGTGGATATTGGCGGTGAAGTTCGCACCTTGGGCAACAATGGCAAAGGAACCCCGTGGCGGATAGCGATTGAAAAACCCTCGGACAGTGGCATGGAACAGAGCGCCCAGGAGATCATTGCACCGGGCAATATGTCTGTTGCCACATCGGGTGATTACCGCAACTATTTTGAACAAAATGGCGTGCACTATTCGCATACCATTAATCCTCAAACCGGCAGGCCGATAACCCATCATTTGGCTTCCATTACCGTGATAGCGCCGACCTGCATGAGTGCGGATGGCTTTTCTACCGGGTTGGATGTATTGGGGCCGGAAAAAGGCATGGAAATAGCAGAGAAGCTGAATATTCCGGTCTTTATGATTGTCAAAACCCAAACCGGTTTTGAAGAGCGCTATAATACGGCCTTTAAAGCCTATTTACAGAAAAAATAA
- a CDS encoding sigma-70 family RNA polymerase sigma factor yields MAVQKSPSGHHQITQQLYSDYHHWLCNWIRQNSACPNHAEDLTHEIFIKLMQSSDLENIRQPRAFLITLARRTLANDWRRKKLEGHYLASLRELPVISPYSSEQQLVLLDQLEKIDKTLDKLPVKVRQAFLLTQLQGRRYKEVAEDLGISISSVKNYLHQAHRKCHPFSTL; encoded by the coding sequence ATGGCGGTGCAAAAAAGCCCATCCGGGCACCATCAAATCACCCAGCAACTCTATTCCGATTACCATCACTGGTTATGCAACTGGATCAGACAAAACAGCGCTTGTCCAAATCATGCCGAAGATCTCACCCATGAGATTTTTATCAAGTTGATGCAGTCTTCGGATCTGGAAAATATCCGCCAGCCAAGGGCTTTTTTAATCACGCTAGCCCGCAGAACGCTTGCCAATGACTGGCGCAGGAAAAAATTGGAAGGCCATTATCTGGCCTCTCTCCGTGAACTCCCGGTGATTTCACCATACTCTTCTGAGCAACAACTTGTGCTGTTAGATCAGTTAGAAAAGATAGATAAGACACTGGATAAATTGCCGGTAAAAGTTCGGCAGGCGTTTCTGCTTACCCAACTCCAAGGCCGGCGTTATAAAGAGGTCGCGGAAGATTTAGGGATTTCAATCAGCTCAGTGAAGAATTACTTACATCAAGCCCACAGAAAATGTCACCCTTTCAGTACGCTTTAA
- the nqrE gene encoding NADH:ubiquinone reductase (Na(+)-transporting) subunit E, giving the protein MEHYISLFVRAVFIENMALSFFLGMCTFLAVSKNVKTAFGLGVAVTVVLGISVPANNLVYNLVLRDGALMDGVDLSFLNFITFIGVIAALVQILEMILDRYVPALYNALGIFLPLITVNCAIFGGVSFMAQRDYNFSESIVYGFGSGMGWMLAIVLMAAIREKLKYADVPAGLKGLGITFVTTGLMALGFMSFSGVQL; this is encoded by the coding sequence ATGGAGCATTATATTAGTTTGTTTGTCCGCGCCGTCTTTATCGAGAATATGGCGTTATCTTTCTTTCTCGGTATGTGTACGTTTTTGGCGGTATCAAAGAACGTTAAGACGGCTTTTGGCCTGGGTGTCGCGGTCACCGTGGTATTGGGCATTTCCGTTCCTGCCAATAACCTCGTCTACAATCTGGTGCTGCGTGATGGCGCTTTGATGGATGGGGTGGATTTGAGCTTCCTGAACTTCATTACCTTTATCGGGGTCATTGCGGCACTGGTACAGATCCTGGAAATGATCTTAGACCGTTATGTTCCGGCACTTTACAACGCGCTGGGCATTTTCCTGCCGTTGATTACGGTGAACTGTGCCATTTTCGGTGGCGTTTCATTTATGGCACAGCGTGACTATAACTTCAGCGAGTCCATCGTATACGGTTTCGGTTCAGGGATGGGCTGGATGCTGGCCATTGTTCTGATGGCGGCTATCCGTGAAAAATTGAAATATGCGGATGTTCCGGCAGGTCTGAAAGGATTGGGGATCACCTTTGTCACCACTGGCTTGATGGCATTGGGCTTTATGTCCTTCTCCGGTGTGCAGCTCTAA
- the nqrM gene encoding (Na+)-NQR maturation NqrM gives MEVFVITFIFFLLAFAGMALGYIVKRKSIQGSCGGLGSIGVEKVCDCPEPCDARKKRMAREAVRQAQREKHRIL, from the coding sequence ATGGAAGTCTTTGTGATCACTTTTATCTTTTTCCTGCTGGCTTTTGCGGGAATGGCGTTGGGCTATATTGTCAAGCGCAAGAGCATTCAGGGAAGCTGTGGGGGGTTGGGAAGCATTGGCGTAGAAAAAGTTTGCGATTGCCCTGAACCTTGCGATGCCCGCAAAAAACGCATGGCAAGGGAAGCCGTTCGTCAGGCACAACGGGAGAAGCACCGTATTCTCTGA
- a CDS encoding Na(+)-translocating NADH-quinone reductase subunit A: MIKIKKGLDLPIAGAPAQVIEDGPTICHVALLGEEYVGMRPSMLVKEGEHVKKGQMLFEDKKNPGVVFTSPASGKVITIGRGERRVLQSVVIEVSGDEKVTFDRYEHAELAGLSREQVEKNLLASGLWTALRTRPFSRSPAPGSTPKAIFVTAMDTQPLAADPLVVIATQEEAFVDGLNVLSKLTEGKIHVCHGAGTIPTAGNNAQITYNQFVGPHPAGLVGTHIHFIEPVSAQKMVWHLGYQDVIAIGKLFTTGELYTDRVVSLAGPQVKSPRLVRTRLGADLLELTQNQLKEGENRIVSGSVLYGMRSDDARHYLGRFHTLVSVLAEGREKELFGWIAPGVNKFSITRTTIGHFLKKKRFAFSTTTHGGERSMVPIGNYERVMPLDIMATHLLRDLLAGDSDSAQALGCLELDEEDLALCTYVCPGKYEYGPVLRDVLTKIEQEG, translated from the coding sequence ATGATTAAAATTAAAAAAGGACTCGACCTCCCGATCGCAGGAGCGCCTGCCCAAGTTATAGAAGATGGTCCGACAATTTGCCACGTTGCTTTACTGGGTGAAGAATATGTTGGAATGCGTCCTTCTATGCTGGTTAAGGAAGGTGAGCATGTCAAAAAAGGGCAAATGCTTTTTGAAGATAAGAAAAATCCAGGGGTTGTTTTTACCAGTCCCGCCAGCGGGAAAGTGATAACCATTGGTCGTGGTGAACGTCGTGTCTTGCAATCTGTCGTCATTGAAGTCAGTGGTGATGAGAAAGTCACGTTTGATCGCTATGAGCATGCTGAACTTGCTGGCCTGAGTCGTGAACAGGTAGAAAAAAATCTGTTGGCGTCAGGGCTGTGGACAGCATTGCGTACCCGTCCTTTCAGTCGTTCCCCTGCTCCCGGTTCCACACCAAAGGCAATCTTTGTTACGGCAATGGATACGCAGCCACTGGCGGCTGATCCACTTGTTGTTATTGCAACCCAAGAAGAGGCTTTTGTTGATGGCCTGAATGTCCTGTCGAAATTGACAGAGGGGAAAATCCACGTCTGCCACGGTGCCGGAACTATCCCGACAGCAGGAAATAACGCCCAAATCACCTATAACCAGTTTGTTGGCCCCCACCCCGCGGGTTTAGTCGGTACTCACATTCATTTCATTGAACCTGTCAGTGCCCAAAAAATGGTATGGCATCTGGGTTATCAGGATGTTATTGCCATCGGTAAACTGTTTACCACCGGCGAGCTTTACACTGATCGTGTGGTCTCTCTGGCCGGCCCGCAGGTTAAATCTCCACGCTTAGTACGTACCCGATTGGGCGCTGATTTGCTGGAATTGACCCAGAATCAGCTAAAAGAGGGTGAAAACCGGATTGTTTCGGGTTCCGTACTGTATGGCATGAGATCCGATGACGCACGCCATTATCTTGGCCGTTTCCATACGTTAGTTTCTGTGCTGGCAGAAGGTCGGGAAAAAGAGCTGTTCGGTTGGATCGCGCCGGGCGTTAATAAGTTCTCCATTACCCGCACCACCATCGGTCACTTCCTGAAAAAGAAACGCTTTGCTTTCTCCACCACGACCCATGGCGGGGAACGTTCTATGGTGCCGATTGGCAACTATGAGCGGGTAATGCCACTGGATATTATGGCAACCCACCTGCTGCGTGATTTGCTGGCAGGTGATAGTGACAGCGCTCAGGCGCTGGGTTGTCTGGAGCTGGATGAAGAAGATTTGGCATTATGTACCTATGTTTGCCCCGGCAAATATGAGTACGGTCCGGTACTGCGTGACGTGCTGACTAAGATTGAGCAGGAAGGGTAA
- a CDS encoding NADH:ubiquinone reductase (Na(+)-transporting) subunit B codes for MGLKNLFEKVEHHFEAGGKLEKYYPLYEAVSTVFYTPGTVTKGSAHVRDAIDLKRMMILVWLSVFPAMFWGMYNVGNQALPALTHLYNGDALQQILASDWHYVFAQYLGASLTPDAGWGSKMLLGATYFLPIYAVVFIVGGFWEVLFAIIRKHEINEGFFVSSILFALIVPPTLPLWQAALGITFGVVIAKEIFGGTGRNFLNPALAGRAFLFFAYPAQISGDLVWTAADGFSGATPLSQWASAGSHGLMNTLTGQPITWMDAFLGNIPGSVGEVSTLMIFIGGAIILFARIASWRIVAGVMIGMIAMSYLFNVIGSNTNPMFAMPWYWHMVLGGFAFGMIFMATDPVSAAFTDKGKWAYGILIGVMCTLIRVVNPAYPEGMMLAILFANLFAPLFDYLVVQANIKRRKARG; via the coding sequence ATGGGCCTGAAAAATTTATTTGAAAAAGTAGAGCACCACTTTGAGGCCGGTGGCAAACTGGAAAAGTATTATCCTCTCTATGAGGCAGTGAGCACCGTTTTCTATACGCCGGGCACCGTGACAAAAGGCAGTGCCCACGTCCGTGATGCCATTGATCTCAAGCGCATGATGATCTTGGTGTGGTTATCGGTTTTCCCTGCCATGTTCTGGGGAATGTATAACGTCGGCAATCAGGCGCTACCTGCCCTGACTCATTTATATAATGGCGATGCCTTACAGCAGATTTTGGCTTCTGATTGGCATTACGTCTTTGCCCAGTATCTGGGGGCATCGTTAACACCCGATGCGGGGTGGGGCAGCAAGATGTTGCTGGGAGCAACCTACTTCCTGCCAATTTATGCGGTTGTTTTTATCGTGGGGGGTTTTTGGGAAGTCTTATTTGCCATTATCCGCAAACATGAAATCAACGAAGGCTTCTTTGTCAGCTCCATTCTGTTTGCCCTGATTGTTCCCCCCACCCTGCCATTATGGCAGGCGGCTCTGGGGATTACTTTCGGTGTGGTGATTGCGAAAGAAATCTTTGGTGGCACAGGGCGTAACTTCCTTAACCCCGCCCTGGCTGGCCGTGCTTTCCTGTTTTTTGCCTATCCGGCTCAGATCTCAGGTGATTTGGTCTGGACTGCGGCGGATGGTTTCTCTGGCGCAACGCCTTTGTCCCAATGGGCATCCGCAGGCAGCCATGGCCTGATGAATACCCTTACCGGGCAGCCAATCACTTGGATGGACGCTTTTCTTGGCAACATTCCCGGCTCCGTGGGGGAAGTCTCCACGTTGATGATTTTCATCGGGGGAGCCATCATTCTGTTTGCCCGTATCGCGTCATGGCGCATCGTTGCCGGTGTGATGATCGGGATGATTGCCATGTCTTACCTGTTTAATGTAATTGGCTCTAATACTAACCCGATGTTCGCCATGCCGTGGTACTGGCATATGGTTCTGGGTGGCTTCGCTTTCGGTATGATCTTTATGGCGACTGACCCGGTATCTGCGGCGTTTACGGATAAAGGGAAATGGGCATACGGTATCCTGATCGGTGTGATGTGCACCTTGATTAGGGTTGTCAACCCGGCGTACCCGGAAGGAATGATGTTGGCGATCTTGTTCGCTAACCTGTTCGCGCCACTGTTTGATTATCTGGTCGTACAGGCCAACATTAAGCGGAGAAAAGCCCGTGGCTAA
- the lpcA gene encoding D-sedoheptulose 7-phosphate isomerase — protein sequence MYQELIRSELSEAAETLANFLKNDANIDAIQKAAVLLADSFKAGGKVLSCGNGGSHCDAMHFAEELTGRYRENRPGYPAIAISDPSHLSCVSNDFGYDYVFSRYVEALGQQGDVLLGISTSGNSGNIIKAVEAARAKGMKVITLTGKDGGKMAGTADVEIRVPHFGYADRIQEIHIKVIHILIQLVEKEMVTA from the coding sequence ATGTATCAAGAACTGATCCGCAGTGAATTATCCGAAGCCGCAGAGACGTTGGCTAACTTCCTCAAAAATGACGCAAATATTGATGCTATTCAAAAAGCCGCGGTTTTACTGGCGGATTCATTCAAGGCTGGGGGAAAAGTGCTTTCCTGTGGTAATGGGGGATCGCATTGTGATGCCATGCATTTTGCGGAAGAGTTGACCGGCCGCTACCGTGAAAATCGTCCGGGCTATCCGGCCATTGCGATTTCTGATCCCAGCCACTTATCTTGCGTGAGCAATGACTTTGGCTATGATTATGTTTTTTCCCGCTATGTTGAAGCCCTCGGCCAGCAAGGTGATGTATTGCTGGGAATTTCGACTTCAGGAAACTCTGGTAATATTATTAAAGCGGTTGAAGCTGCTCGTGCCAAAGGAATGAAAGTCATTACGCTGACGGGCAAGGATGGCGGAAAAATGGCAGGAACGGCAGATGTTGAAATTCGGGTACCTCATTTTGGTTATGCAGATCGTATTCAGGAAATCCACATCAAAGTCATTCATATCTTGATTCAATTGGTTGAAAAAGAAATGGTAACAGCCTGA